The proteins below come from a single Chitinophaga pinensis DSM 2588 genomic window:
- a CDS encoding lipocalin family protein, whose amino-acid sequence MKHLTLAVLCLVASVFAISCKTQSGATNTEQSASEGSVKGNWVITDITFDGIPRGSKVTVFDEASVNCFKGSQWILPHNNNGSYTLSSTEEGCNTATQSIVWSLYKQGGVSMFQFKKVGGGVKAKNVTDGYRVDISSLTSTTMVWRAAVNFEGKTGYIVYTLQRS is encoded by the coding sequence ATGAAACACCTTACACTTGCAGTATTATGCCTGGTAGCATCTGTATTTGCCATATCCTGTAAAACGCAGTCTGGCGCCACTAACACAGAACAGAGCGCCAGTGAAGGCTCTGTGAAGGGAAACTGGGTTATAACAGATATCACATTTGACGGTATTCCAAGAGGCTCCAAGGTGACAGTTTTTGACGAAGCGTCAGTAAACTGCTTCAAGGGTAGCCAGTGGATATTACCACACAACAACAACGGTTCTTATACACTGTCTTCTACTGAAGAAGGTTGTAACACCGCTACACAGTCTATCGTATGGTCTTTATACAAACAGGGTGGCGTGAGCATGTTCCAGTTTAAGAAAGTAGGCGGTGGTGTGAAAGCTAAAAACGTAACAGACGGTTACCGTGTTGATATCTCTTCACTGACCAGCACTACAATGGTATGGAGAGCGGCTGTTAACTTTGAA